Proteins encoded by one window of Ramlibacter tataouinensis:
- a CDS encoding branched-chain amino acid ABC transporter permease — MEIFGIPHQAFLGQLMLGLVNGAFYAMLSLGLAVIFGLLDIVNFAHGALYMVGAFAAWIMMDSWGINYWFALVLAPLIVGVLGVIIERGLLKRLYGLDPLYGLLLTFGVSLILEGIFRKQYGVSGQSYSVPELLSGATNLGFMILPNYRAWVVVASIAVCLATWFIIERTRLGAYLRAGTENAKLVQAFGVNVPVMVTLTFAAGAALAGLAGVLAAPVIQVTPLMGSNLIIVVFAVVVIGGMGSILGSVVTGLGLGVVEGFTRVFYPEASNIVVFVIMAIVLVLRPAGLFGKET, encoded by the coding sequence TTGGAAATCTTCGGAATCCCCCACCAGGCGTTCCTCGGCCAGCTGATGCTTGGCCTGGTCAACGGCGCCTTCTACGCCATGCTCAGCCTGGGCCTGGCGGTCATCTTCGGCTTGCTGGACATCGTGAACTTCGCCCACGGTGCGCTCTACATGGTCGGGGCCTTCGCCGCCTGGATCATGATGGACTCCTGGGGCATCAACTACTGGTTCGCGCTGGTGCTCGCACCGCTGATCGTCGGCGTGCTGGGCGTCATCATCGAGCGCGGGCTGCTCAAGCGGCTGTACGGGCTGGATCCTCTCTACGGCCTGCTGCTGACCTTCGGCGTCTCGCTCATTCTGGAAGGCATCTTCCGCAAGCAGTACGGCGTCTCCGGACAGTCCTACAGCGTGCCGGAACTGCTGTCCGGCGCCACCAATCTCGGCTTCATGATCCTGCCGAACTACCGGGCCTGGGTGGTCGTCGCCTCGATCGCCGTGTGCCTGGCCACCTGGTTCATCATCGAGCGCACCCGGCTGGGTGCCTACCTGCGCGCCGGCACCGAGAACGCCAAGCTGGTGCAGGCGTTCGGCGTCAACGTGCCGGTGATGGTGACCCTGACGTTCGCGGCCGGCGCGGCCCTCGCGGGGCTGGCCGGCGTGCTCGCCGCGCCGGTGATCCAGGTCACGCCGCTGATGGGGTCCAACCTGATCATCGTGGTGTTTGCGGTCGTCGTGATCGGAGGCATGGGCTCCATCCTGGGCTCGGTGGTCACTGGCCTGGGTCTCGGCGTGGTGGAAGGCTTCACCCGGGTGTTCTATCCTGAAGCCTCCAATATCGTCGTCTTCGTCATCATGGCCATCGTGCTCGTGTTGCGCCCGGCCGGTCTGTTCGGCAAGGAAACCTGA
- a CDS encoding ABC transporter ATP-binding protein, with protein MSQELLRIENLNAWYGESHVLHGVNLTVNEGEVVSLLGRNGAGRTTTLRAIVGLTGKRTGSIRIRGSEAIGLPSHKVARLGVGYCPEERGIFASLSAEENLLLPPEVSAGGMGVAEIYDMFPNLKERASSPGTRLSGGEQQMLAVARILRTGARLLLLDEISEGLAPVIVQKLAETIRTLKAKGYTIMLVEQNFRFAAPLADRFYVMEHGKIVREFAQHELQANTAMLQEYLGV; from the coding sequence ATGTCGCAGGAACTGCTCCGCATCGAGAACCTGAACGCCTGGTACGGCGAGTCGCACGTCCTGCACGGGGTGAACCTGACGGTCAACGAGGGCGAAGTGGTCTCGCTGCTCGGCCGCAATGGCGCCGGGCGCACCACCACACTGCGGGCCATCGTCGGCCTGACCGGCAAGCGAACCGGCTCCATCCGCATCCGCGGCAGTGAGGCGATCGGCCTGCCGTCGCACAAGGTCGCCCGCCTGGGCGTCGGCTACTGCCCCGAAGAGCGCGGCATCTTCGCCAGCCTGTCGGCGGAAGAAAACCTGCTGCTGCCCCCCGAGGTGAGCGCGGGCGGCATGGGCGTGGCCGAGATCTACGACATGTTCCCCAACCTGAAGGAACGCGCTTCCAGCCCGGGCACCCGCCTGTCCGGGGGCGAGCAGCAGATGCTGGCCGTGGCGCGCATCCTGCGCACCGGCGCGCGCCTGCTGCTGCTCGACGAAATCTCGGAAGGGCTGGCCCCCGTGATCGTGCAGAAGCTGGCCGAGACCATCCGCACGCTCAAGGCCAAGGGCTACACCATCATGCTGGTCGAGCAGAACTTCCGCTTCGCCGCCCCGCTGGCCGACCGCTTCTACGTCATGGAGCACGGGAAGATCGTGCGCGAGTTCGCGCAGCACGAGCTGCAGGCCAACACGGCCATGCTGCAGGAATACCTGGGCGTCTGA
- a CDS encoding branched-chain amino acid ABC transporter permease has protein sequence MSLPTSPAAGQAALHPQPAATEPRAGLPRAVLITYLALLGLALVAPAIGLYPVFMMKLLCFALFACAFNLLLGFTGLLSFGHAAFFGFSAYVTGWLVKAHNWTPELGLLAGLVVAALLGLVFGFVAIRRQGIYFAMITLALSQMVFFLCLQAPFTGGEDGLQGVMRGKLFGVLSLVDDRVMYYVVLAIFVACFVGILRIVTSPFGQVLKMIRENEARAVSLGYNVDRYKLLAFVLSASLAGLAGSLKTLVMKFATLTDVHWTMSGEVILMSLLGGVGTFLGPVLGAGIVISLQNMLADKVGEWVTVIIGVIFVLCVLAFRKGIVGELLAWLDRRRTRA, from the coding sequence ATGTCCCTGCCCACCTCGCCCGCCGCCGGCCAGGCCGCGCTGCACCCGCAGCCGGCCGCCACCGAACCGCGCGCCGGCCTGCCGCGCGCCGTGCTGATCACCTACCTGGCCTTGCTGGGGCTGGCGCTGGTCGCGCCGGCGATCGGCCTGTACCCGGTGTTCATGATGAAGCTGCTGTGCTTCGCCCTGTTCGCCTGTGCGTTCAACCTGCTGCTGGGCTTCACCGGCCTGCTCTCTTTCGGCCACGCCGCCTTCTTCGGCTTCTCCGCCTACGTCACCGGCTGGCTGGTGAAGGCGCACAACTGGACACCCGAGCTGGGCCTGCTGGCCGGATTGGTGGTGGCGGCCCTGCTGGGCCTGGTGTTCGGCTTCGTCGCCATCCGCCGCCAGGGCATCTACTTCGCGATGATCACGCTGGCGCTGTCGCAGATGGTCTTTTTCCTGTGCCTGCAGGCGCCGTTCACCGGTGGCGAGGACGGGCTGCAGGGCGTGATGCGCGGCAAGCTGTTCGGCGTGCTGTCCCTGGTGGACGACCGCGTCATGTACTACGTGGTGCTGGCCATCTTCGTGGCGTGCTTCGTCGGCATCCTGCGCATCGTCACCTCGCCGTTCGGCCAGGTGCTCAAGATGATCCGCGAGAACGAGGCCCGGGCCGTCTCGCTGGGCTACAACGTCGATCGCTACAAGCTGCTGGCCTTCGTGCTGTCGGCCTCGCTCGCCGGACTGGCCGGCTCGCTCAAGACCCTGGTGATGAAGTTCGCCACCCTGACCGACGTGCACTGGACGATGTCCGGCGAAGTGATCCTGATGAGCCTGCTGGGCGGCGTCGGGACCTTCCTGGGCCCGGTGCTCGGGGCCGGCATCGTCATTTCGCTGCAGAACATGCTGGCCGACAAGGTGGGCGAATGGGTCACCGTCATCATCGGCGTGATCTTCGTGCTGTGCGTGCTGGCCTTCCGCAAGGGCATCGTGGGCGAGTTGCTCGCCTGGCTGGACCGCCGCCGCACGCGGGCCTGA
- a CDS encoding ABC transporter substrate-binding protein yields MKLKTLVAALAVCLGSAGAMAQDQSGPVRIGFITDMSSLYADIDGPAGAEMIKWAVQDFGGKVLNRPVEVLSADHQNKADVAASKAREWIDSQNLAMLIGGTSSGTNLAMSGIAKEKKRPFISIGAGSARLTNEDCSPYTIHYAYDTVALAKVGGSALVKAGAKKWFFLTADYAFGHSLEADSSTVVKANGGTVVGSVRHPLNASDFSSFLLQAQSSKADILAMANAGGDFINAMKAAKEFGITKSMKVAGLLVFINDVHSIGLANAEGLQVADSWYWNQDDDSRKFAKRFFDKYKRMPSSLQAADYSAAMNYLKAVQKVGTTDGDKVNAELRSMKYNDFYHKNGTVRGDGRMIHDMYLYQVKGPKESTTPWDYYKLVAKVPGDQAFTTPAESKCSLLKK; encoded by the coding sequence ATGAAACTGAAGACCCTCGTGGCCGCGCTGGCCGTTTGCCTCGGCTCTGCCGGCGCCATGGCTCAGGACCAGTCCGGCCCGGTGCGCATCGGCTTCATCACCGACATGTCGAGCCTCTACGCCGACATCGACGGCCCCGCGGGCGCCGAGATGATCAAGTGGGCGGTGCAGGACTTCGGCGGCAAGGTGCTCAACCGCCCGGTCGAGGTGCTGTCGGCCGACCACCAGAACAAGGCCGACGTCGCCGCCTCCAAGGCGCGCGAGTGGATCGACAGCCAGAACCTGGCCATGCTGATCGGCGGCACCAGCTCCGGCACCAACCTGGCCATGTCCGGCATCGCCAAGGAGAAGAAGCGCCCGTTCATCTCGATCGGCGCCGGCTCGGCTCGCCTGACCAACGAGGACTGCTCGCCCTACACCATCCACTATGCCTACGACACCGTGGCCCTGGCCAAGGTGGGCGGCAGCGCGCTGGTCAAGGCCGGCGCCAAGAAGTGGTTCTTCCTGACCGCTGACTACGCCTTCGGGCATTCGCTCGAAGCCGACTCCTCCACCGTGGTGAAGGCCAACGGCGGCACCGTCGTCGGCTCGGTTCGCCACCCGCTGAACGCCTCGGACTTCTCGTCCTTCCTGCTGCAGGCCCAGAGCTCCAAGGCCGACATCCTGGCCATGGCCAATGCCGGCGGCGACTTCATCAATGCGATGAAGGCGGCCAAGGAATTCGGCATCACCAAGAGCATGAAGGTCGCCGGCCTGCTGGTGTTCATCAACGACGTGCACTCGATCGGCCTGGCCAACGCCGAGGGCCTGCAGGTCGCCGACAGCTGGTACTGGAACCAGGACGACGATTCGCGCAAGTTCGCCAAGCGCTTCTTCGACAAGTACAAGCGCATGCCCTCGTCGCTGCAGGCGGCCGACTACTCGGCGGCCATGAACTACCTGAAGGCGGTGCAGAAGGTCGGAACGACCGACGGCGACAAGGTGAACGCCGAACTGCGCTCGATGAAGTACAACGACTTCTATCACAAGAACGGCACGGTGCGCGGCGACGGTCGCATGATCCACGACATGTACCTGTACCAGGTCAAGGGCCCGAAGGAGTCCACCACGCCGTGGGACTACTACAAGCTGGTGGCCAAGGTGCCGGGCGACCAGGCCTTCACCACGCCGGCCGAGTCCAAGTGCTCGCTGCTGAAGAAGTAA
- a CDS encoding carbohydrate kinase family protein codes for MAAVICGSLAFDTIMNFEGRFAQQILPDQLHILNVSFLVPALRRDFGGCAGNIAYALKRLGGQPLPMATLGTDGASYVERLQSLGISTEFVRQLPDTYTAQAMIMTDLDNNQITAFHPGAMMQAHVTRIEARPDIKLGIISPDGRDAMLQHAQQFHAAGIPFVFDPGQGLPMFDGRELAAFIEQATWVTVNDYEGKMLCERTGWSPAEISRRVQGLVVTLGAEGCEIWIGGDKSLVPGVQAESVVDPTGCGDAWRGALLYGLEQGWPLARCAELGNRVGAAKVASRGPQNWTWAN; via the coding sequence ATGGCAGCCGTCATCTGCGGATCCCTCGCGTTCGACACCATCATGAATTTCGAGGGCCGCTTCGCGCAGCAGATCCTGCCGGACCAGCTCCACATCCTGAACGTGTCCTTCCTGGTGCCGGCGCTGCGGCGCGACTTCGGCGGCTGCGCCGGCAACATCGCCTACGCGCTCAAGCGCCTGGGCGGCCAGCCGCTGCCGATGGCGACGCTGGGCACCGACGGCGCCAGCTACGTGGAGCGGCTGCAGTCGCTGGGCATCAGCACCGAGTTCGTGCGCCAGCTGCCCGACACCTATACGGCACAGGCGATGATCATGACCGACCTGGACAACAACCAGATCACCGCCTTCCACCCGGGCGCCATGATGCAGGCCCACGTCACGCGGATCGAGGCGCGGCCCGACATCAAGCTGGGCATCATCTCGCCCGATGGCCGCGACGCCATGCTGCAGCATGCGCAGCAATTCCATGCCGCCGGCATTCCTTTCGTGTTCGACCCGGGACAGGGCCTGCCGATGTTCGATGGCCGCGAACTTGCCGCCTTCATCGAGCAGGCCACCTGGGTGACGGTCAACGACTACGAGGGCAAGATGCTGTGCGAGCGCACCGGCTGGTCGCCCGCCGAGATCTCGCGCCGGGTCCAGGGGCTGGTGGTCACGCTGGGCGCCGAAGGTTGCGAGATCTGGATCGGCGGCGACAAGTCGCTGGTGCCGGGCGTTCAGGCCGAGTCGGTGGTGGACCCCACGGGCTGCGGCGATGCCTGGCGTGGGGCGCTGCTGTACGGCCTGGAACAGGGCTGGCCGCTGGCGCGCTGCGCCGAACTGGGCAACCGGGTCGGCGCCGCCAAGGTCGCCAGCCGCGGGCCGCAGAACTGGACCTGGGCGAACTGA
- a CDS encoding TRAP transporter large permease subunit: MKVRKELWFGFSLMGLIVAGALYMLVSVDQIERGHIGLLMLSLVVVAIMLGFPTAFTLMGMGMIFTWLAYGRNTTHTLDLMVQAAYKTMANDVLIAIPLFVFMGYLVERANLIEKLFRSIHLMLARVPGALGVATIVTCAIFATATGIVGAVVTLMGLLAMPAMLRAGYSIQLTAGTITAGGCLGILIPPSVLLIVYGATAGVSVVQLYAGAFFPGIMLAGLYVLYVVVLAKVKPSLAPPLSAEERIVHLPPLTQKITPADGRGHALAGLLAALKGSRNRDVPTGYLLRQLFMALLPALLFALVAIGTYRLQSAPVAVEAGSTELTRMGESPAEERHSGGLQEPPGAESGGLQEPPAAESAQEADDQGVKEPPGAEAPGEGGQELSADGVKEPPAADGVREPGNGGAAPAGQVPLGYWIGLGVGAAALAVYYAMLSFARLEVFKMLLTSFFPLVILILAVLGSIVLGLATPTEAAAVGALGGLVLAVAYRQFSMPMLKESVFLTAKTSAMVCWLFVGSAIFSAAFALLGGQELVERWVLSMDLTTTQFLVLTQVIIFILGWPLEWTEIIVIFMPIFIPLLDNFNVDPLFFGLLVALNLQTAFLSPPVAMSAFYLKGVSPPHVTLNQIFLGMMPFMGIQIIAIVLLYIWPQIGLWLPSVLYAR, encoded by the coding sequence GTGAAGGTTCGCAAGGAACTCTGGTTCGGCTTCAGCCTGATGGGGCTGATCGTCGCCGGCGCGCTCTACATGCTGGTCAGCGTGGACCAGATCGAGCGGGGCCACATCGGCCTGCTGATGCTGTCGCTGGTGGTGGTGGCCATCATGCTCGGCTTCCCGACGGCCTTCACGCTGATGGGCATGGGCATGATCTTCACCTGGCTGGCGTACGGGCGCAACACCACCCACACGCTGGACCTGATGGTGCAGGCCGCCTACAAGACGATGGCCAACGACGTGCTGATTGCCATCCCGCTGTTCGTCTTCATGGGTTACCTGGTCGAGCGGGCCAACCTGATCGAGAAGCTGTTTCGCAGCATCCACCTGATGCTGGCGCGGGTGCCCGGTGCCCTGGGTGTGGCCACGATCGTGACCTGCGCCATCTTCGCCACGGCCACCGGCATCGTCGGCGCCGTCGTCACGCTGATGGGCCTGCTGGCGATGCCGGCCATGCTGCGCGCCGGCTACAGCATCCAGCTCACCGCCGGAACGATCACGGCCGGTGGCTGCCTGGGCATCCTGATCCCGCCCTCGGTGCTGCTGATCGTGTACGGCGCGACCGCGGGGGTTTCGGTCGTGCAGCTGTACGCCGGGGCGTTCTTTCCCGGAATCATGCTGGCCGGCCTGTATGTGCTCTACGTGGTGGTCCTGGCCAAGGTCAAGCCTTCCCTGGCGCCGCCCCTCTCGGCCGAAGAGCGGATCGTCCACTTGCCGCCGCTGACGCAGAAGATCACGCCGGCCGACGGCCGCGGCCATGCCCTTGCGGGACTGCTGGCCGCACTCAAGGGCAGCCGCAACCGCGATGTGCCGACCGGCTACCTGCTGCGCCAGCTGTTCATGGCGCTGCTGCCCGCGCTGCTGTTCGCTCTGGTTGCAATCGGGACCTACCGTCTGCAGAGCGCGCCGGTGGCCGTGGAGGCAGGCAGTACCGAGCTGACCCGCATGGGTGAATCGCCCGCCGAGGAACGCCATTCCGGGGGGCTGCAGGAGCCTCCCGGTGCCGAGTCCGGCGGGCTGCAGGAGCCGCCCGCGGCCGAGTCCGCGCAGGAAGCCGACGACCAGGGCGTGAAGGAGCCCCCCGGGGCCGAGGCTCCCGGCGAGGGCGGACAGGAGCTGTCGGCTGACGGTGTCAAGGAACCCCCGGCCGCCGATGGCGTGAGGGAACCCGGCAATGGCGGCGCGGCCCCGGCCGGGCAGGTGCCGCTGGGCTACTGGATCGGGCTGGGTGTCGGCGCGGCCGCGCTAGCCGTGTACTACGCGATGCTGAGCTTCGCGCGGCTGGAGGTCTTCAAGATGCTGCTGACCAGCTTCTTCCCGCTGGTCATCCTGATCCTGGCCGTGCTGGGTTCCATCGTGCTGGGCCTGGCCACGCCGACGGAAGCGGCAGCCGTGGGGGCGCTGGGCGGCCTCGTGCTGGCCGTGGCGTACCGGCAGTTCTCGATGCCGATGCTCAAGGAAAGCGTGTTCCTGACCGCGAAGACCTCGGCCATGGTGTGCTGGCTGTTCGTCGGCTCGGCGATCTTCTCGGCCGCCTTCGCGCTGCTGGGCGGACAGGAGCTGGTGGAGCGCTGGGTGCTGTCGATGGACCTGACCACGACCCAGTTCCTGGTGCTCACCCAGGTCATCATCTTCATCCTGGGCTGGCCGCTGGAGTGGACCGAGATCATCGTGATCTTCATGCCCATCTTCATCCCGCTGCTGGACAACTTCAACGTCGATCCGTTGTTCTTCGGGCTGCTGGTGGCGCTGAACCTGCAGACGGCGTTCCTGTCGCCGCCGGTGGCGATGTCGGCCTTCTACCTGAAGGGCGTCTCGCCGCCGCACGTCACGCTCAACCAGATCTTCCTGGGCATGATGCCTTTCATGGGCATCCAGATCATCGCGATCGTGCTGCTCTACATCTGGCCCCAGATCGGCCTGTGGCTGCCGTCGGTGCTCTACGCCCGATGA
- a CDS encoding ABC transporter ATP-binding protein: MPGEIILETRGLTKEFKGFVAVDNVDLQVRRGDIHALIGPNGAGKTTFFNLLTKFLPPTRGTISYQGQDITNEKPAQTARRGIVRSFQISAVFPHMTVLENVRAALQRNLGTSFHFWKPERSLYHLHDRARQLLAEVDLQDFASELTVNLPYGRKRALELATTMALEPDLMLLDEPTQGMGHEDVSRVTQLIKKVSAGRTILMVEHNMNVVSSIADRITVLQRGAVIADGPYEEVSRNPQVIEAYMGSEQAELQGAH, translated from the coding sequence TTGCCGGGTGAGATCATTCTCGAGACCAGGGGACTGACCAAGGAGTTCAAGGGCTTCGTGGCCGTTGACAACGTCGATCTGCAGGTCCGGCGGGGCGACATCCATGCCCTGATCGGCCCCAATGGCGCGGGCAAGACCACGTTTTTCAACCTGCTGACCAAGTTCCTGCCGCCCACGCGCGGCACGATCTCCTACCAGGGCCAGGACATCACGAACGAGAAGCCGGCCCAGACCGCGCGCCGCGGCATCGTGCGCTCGTTCCAGATTTCGGCGGTGTTCCCGCACATGACCGTGCTGGAGAACGTGCGGGCCGCCCTGCAGCGCAACCTGGGCACCTCGTTCCATTTCTGGAAGCCCGAGAGATCGCTGTACCACCTGCACGATCGGGCCAGACAGCTGCTGGCCGAAGTGGATTTGCAGGACTTCGCCAGCGAGCTCACCGTCAACCTGCCCTACGGCCGCAAGCGGGCGCTCGAGCTGGCCACCACCATGGCGCTGGAGCCCGACCTGATGCTGCTGGACGAGCCCACCCAGGGCATGGGCCACGAGGACGTGAGCCGCGTGACGCAACTGATCAAGAAGGTGTCGGCCGGCCGCACCATCCTCATGGTCGAGCACAACATGAACGTGGTGTCGTCCATCGCCGATCGCATCACGGTGCTGCAGCGCGGCGCGGTGATCGCCGACGGCCCCTACGAGGAGGTCTCCCGCAACCCGCAGGTGATCGAGGCCTACATGGGCTCCGAGCAGGCCGAACTGCAAGGGGCACATTGA
- the icmF gene encoding fused isobutyryl-CoA mutase/GTPase IcmF, whose translation MTDLSAEFKALASYRPAHKVRFVTAASLFDGHDAAINIMRRILQGMGAEVIHLGHNRSVDEVVTAALQEDVQGIAVSSYQGGHVEYFKYMVDLLRQRGGSHIQVFGGGGGVIVPAEIRELHDYGVTRIYSPEDGQRMGLQGMIGEMVMRCDRDLASHAPTDAAAIQGHQDANWRALAQLITTLENGSADPGLLEALRRQAAQRQVPVLGITGTGGAGKSSLTDELIRRLRLDQDDRVRVAVISIDPSRRKSGGALLGDRIRMNAIGPWGQGPRVFMRSLATRDFGSEISAALPDVVTACKAAGFDLVIVETSGIGQGDAAIVPLVDVPMYVMTPEFGAASQLEKIDMLDFAEFVAINKFDRKGAQDALRDVAKQVQRNREAFGKRPEEMPVFGTMAARFNDDGVTALYQALRPRLQALGLPVQEGRLPAVDVRHSTNQTPIVPAARTRYLAEISDTVRGYKKRAREQARLAREIQQLEEAARMLQVDKPDRAQAAEAALDLAAGRKGRLDRDAQLLLQQWPAMRQAYAGDEYVVKIRDKEIRTALTTKSLSGTTIRKVALPSFEDHGEILQWLMLDNVPGSYPYTAGTFAFKRENEDPTRMFAGEGDAFRTNRRFKLLSEGMPAKRLSTAFDSVTLYGNDPDERPDIYGKVGNSGVSIATLDDMKVLYSGFDLCSPSTSVSMTINGPAPTILAMFMNTAIDQQLEKFQADNGREPTPTEAAKIREWVLANVRGTVQADILKEDQGQNTCIFSTEFSLKVMGDIAEYFVHHNVRNFYSVSISGYHIAEAGANPISQLAFTLSNGFTLVEAYLARGMHIDDFAPNLSFFFSNGMDPEYTVMGRVARRIWAVAMKEKYGANERSQKLKYHIQTSGRSLHAQEIQFNDIRTTLQALIAIYDNCNSLHTNAFDEAITTPTEDSVRRAMAIQLIINREWGLAKNENPNQGSFIVEELTELVEEAVLAEFERIAERGGVLGAMETGYQRGRIQDESLHYEMLKHTGELPIIGVNTFRNPHGDPIPEKLELARSTEAEKRGQLARLREFQASNGTEAPALLRRLQQAVIANGNVFEVLMDAVRVCSLGQITGALFEVGGQYRRNM comes from the coding sequence ATGACCGACCTGTCCGCCGAGTTCAAGGCGCTGGCCAGCTATCGCCCCGCCCACAAGGTCCGCTTCGTCACCGCGGCCAGCCTGTTCGACGGGCACGACGCCGCCATCAACATCATGCGCCGCATCCTGCAGGGCATGGGCGCCGAAGTGATCCACCTCGGGCACAACCGCAGCGTCGACGAAGTCGTGACCGCGGCGCTGCAGGAGGACGTGCAGGGCATCGCCGTCAGCTCCTACCAGGGCGGCCACGTCGAGTACTTCAAGTACATGGTCGACCTGCTGCGGCAGCGCGGCGGCTCCCACATCCAGGTGTTCGGCGGCGGCGGCGGCGTGATCGTGCCGGCCGAGATCCGCGAGCTGCACGACTACGGCGTCACCCGCATCTACAGCCCGGAAGACGGCCAGCGCATGGGGCTGCAGGGCATGATCGGCGAGATGGTCATGCGTTGCGACCGCGACCTCGCCTCGCACGCTCCCACGGACGCAGCCGCCATCCAGGGCCACCAGGATGCGAACTGGCGCGCACTGGCGCAATTGATCACCACGCTGGAGAACGGCTCGGCCGATCCGGGCCTGCTGGAGGCGCTGCGCCGGCAGGCCGCGCAGCGACAGGTGCCCGTGCTGGGCATCACCGGCACCGGCGGGGCCGGCAAGTCCTCCCTGACCGACGAGCTGATCCGGCGCTTGCGGCTGGATCAGGACGACCGCGTGCGGGTGGCCGTGATCTCGATCGACCCGTCGCGCCGCAAGAGCGGCGGGGCGCTGCTGGGCGACCGCATCCGGATGAACGCCATCGGTCCCTGGGGCCAGGGCCCGCGCGTGTTCATGCGTTCGCTGGCCACGCGCGACTTCGGCAGCGAGATCTCGGCCGCGCTGCCCGACGTGGTGACCGCCTGCAAGGCCGCCGGCTTCGATCTGGTGATCGTCGAGACCTCCGGCATCGGCCAGGGCGACGCCGCCATCGTGCCGCTGGTGGACGTGCCGATGTACGTGATGACGCCCGAGTTCGGTGCCGCCAGCCAGCTCGAGAAGATCGACATGCTGGACTTCGCCGAGTTCGTCGCCATCAACAAGTTCGACCGCAAGGGCGCGCAGGACGCGCTGCGCGACGTTGCCAAGCAGGTGCAGCGCAACCGCGAGGCGTTCGGCAAGCGGCCGGAGGAAATGCCGGTGTTCGGCACCATGGCCGCCCGCTTCAACGACGATGGCGTCACCGCGCTGTACCAGGCGCTCAGGCCGCGCCTGCAGGCGCTCGGGCTGCCCGTACAGGAAGGCCGACTGCCGGCCGTGGATGTACGCCACAGCACCAACCAGACCCCGATCGTGCCGGCTGCGCGCACGCGCTACCTGGCCGAGATCAGCGACACGGTGCGCGGCTACAAGAAGCGGGCGCGCGAACAGGCCCGGCTGGCACGCGAGATCCAGCAACTGGAGGAAGCCGCCCGCATGCTGCAGGTGGACAAGCCCGACCGGGCTCAGGCCGCCGAGGCCGCGCTCGATTTGGCCGCCGGCCGCAAGGGGCGGCTGGACCGCGACGCCCAGCTGCTGCTGCAGCAGTGGCCAGCGATGCGCCAGGCCTACGCGGGCGACGAGTACGTGGTGAAGATCCGGGACAAGGAGATCCGCACGGCGCTGACCACGAAGTCGCTGTCGGGCACCACGATCCGCAAGGTGGCGCTGCCGTCCTTCGAGGACCATGGCGAGATCCTCCAGTGGCTGATGCTGGACAACGTGCCGGGCAGCTACCCCTACACCGCCGGCACCTTCGCGTTCAAGCGCGAGAACGAAGATCCCACGCGCATGTTCGCCGGCGAAGGCGACGCGTTCCGCACCAACCGCCGCTTCAAGCTGCTGTCCGAGGGCATGCCGGCCAAGCGGCTGTCCACGGCATTCGACTCGGTCACCCTGTACGGCAACGACCCGGACGAGAGGCCCGACATCTACGGCAAGGTGGGCAACTCGGGCGTGTCGATCGCCACGCTGGACGACATGAAGGTGCTGTACTCGGGCTTCGACCTTTGCAGCCCCAGCACCTCGGTGTCGATGACCATCAACGGCCCGGCGCCGACCATCCTGGCGATGTTCATGAACACCGCCATCGACCAGCAACTCGAGAAGTTCCAGGCCGACAACGGGCGCGAACCTACCCCCACGGAAGCGGCCAAGATCCGCGAGTGGGTGCTGGCCAACGTGCGCGGCACGGTGCAGGCCGACATCCTGAAGGAGGACCAGGGGCAGAACACCTGCATCTTCTCCACCGAGTTCAGCCTCAAGGTGATGGGCGACATCGCCGAGTACTTCGTGCACCACAACGTGCGTAACTTCTATTCGGTGTCGATCTCCGGCTACCACATCGCCGAGGCCGGCGCCAACCCGATCAGCCAGCTCGCCTTCACGCTGTCGAACGGCTTCACCCTGGTCGAGGCCTACCTGGCGCGGGGCATGCACATCGATGACTTCGCGCCCAACCTGTCGTTCTTCTTCTCCAACGGCATGGACCCGGAATACACGGTGATGGGCCGGGTGGCGCGCCGCATCTGGGCGGTGGCGATGAAGGAGAAGTACGGCGCCAACGAGCGCAGCCAGAAGCTCAAGTACCACATCCAGACCTCGGGCCGCAGCCTGCATGCGCAGGAAATCCAATTCAACGACATCCGCACCACGCTGCAGGCGCTGATCGCGATCTACGACAACTGCAACTCGCTGCACACCAACGCCTTCGACGAGGCGATCACCACCCCGACCGAGGACAGCGTGCGCCGGGCAATGGCGATTCAGCTCATCATCAACCGCGAGTGGGGCCTGGCGAAGAACGAGAACCCCAACCAGGGCAGCTTCATCGTCGAGGAGCTCACCGAGCTGGTGGAAGAGGCGGTGCTGGCCGAGTTCGAGCGCATCGCCGAGCGCGGCGGCGTGCTCGGCGCGATGGAGACCGGCTACCAGCGCGGCCGCATCCAGGACGAGAGCCTGCACTACGAGATGCTCAAGCACACCGGCGAGTTGCCCATCATCGGCGTCAACACCTTCCGCAACCCGCACGGCGACCCGATTCCCGAGAAGCTTGAGCTAGCCCGCTCGACCGAGGCCGAAAAGCGCGGCCAGCTCGCGCGGCTTCGGGAGTTCCAGGCCAGCAACGGGACCGAGGCACCGGCCCTGCTGCGCCGGCTGCAGCAGGCGGTGATCGCCAACGGCAACGTGTTCGAGGTGCTGATGGATGCGGTGCGGGTGTGCTCGCTCGGCCAGATCACCGGCGCGCTGTTCGAGGTCGGGGGCCAGTACCGCCGCAACATGTGA